The following coding sequences lie in one Nitratireductor mangrovi genomic window:
- a CDS encoding ABC transporter permease, with protein sequence MTGLFSFGRLGALLIKEFIQMRRDRITFAMMLGVPLMQLLLFGYAINTDPKSLPAALVAIGNDHYTRAIVAAFQNTDYYRFDHVATSAAEAEHLIASGAVSFVVTIPSDFARRVDRGDDPRILVEADATDPSASSGAVSTLTTLAASALKRERGIAPGAGEASAMLDVIVHRRYNPEGLSQYNIVPGLLGVILQMTMVMMTSIALTRETERGTMENLLAMPASPAEIMLGKVLPYLVVGAVQVVVVLVTAKLLFAVPFIGSLPLLLAAILVFVLALVLLGYTISTIARTQMQALQLTFFFFLPSILLSGFMFPYRGMPSWAQAFGEILPLTHFLRVIRAVMLKGADLAAVGTEIAWLAGFVVFFSALALARFRRTLD encoded by the coding sequence ATGACCGGTCTGTTTTCCTTCGGTCGCCTGGGCGCGCTGCTGATCAAGGAGTTCATCCAGATGCGGCGCGACCGCATCACCTTCGCCATGATGCTCGGCGTACCGCTGATGCAGCTCCTGCTCTTCGGCTACGCCATCAACACCGACCCCAAGAGCCTGCCGGCGGCGCTGGTGGCGATCGGCAACGACCACTACACCCGGGCCATTGTCGCGGCGTTCCAGAACACCGACTACTACCGTTTCGATCACGTCGCGACGAGCGCGGCCGAAGCCGAACATCTGATCGCCAGCGGCGCTGTCTCCTTCGTCGTCACCATCCCGTCCGATTTTGCCCGCCGCGTCGACCGCGGCGACGACCCGCGGATCCTGGTCGAGGCCGACGCCACCGACCCTTCCGCCTCCTCCGGCGCGGTCTCTACCCTGACGACGCTTGCCGCCAGTGCGCTGAAGCGCGAGCGCGGCATCGCTCCCGGAGCCGGCGAGGCGAGCGCCATGCTCGATGTCATCGTCCACCGCCGCTACAACCCGGAAGGCCTCTCGCAATACAACATCGTGCCCGGCCTGCTCGGCGTCATCCTGCAAATGACGATGGTCATGATGACGTCGATCGCGCTGACCCGCGAGACCGAGCGCGGCACCATGGAAAACCTGCTCGCCATGCCGGCGAGCCCGGCCGAGATCATGCTTGGCAAGGTGCTGCCCTATCTGGTTGTCGGCGCCGTGCAGGTGGTGGTCGTGCTGGTCACGGCGAAGCTGCTGTTTGCCGTGCCCTTCATCGGCTCGCTGCCACTCTTGCTGGCCGCAATCCTAGTGTTCGTGCTCGCGCTGGTGTTGCTCGGCTATACCATCTCGACAATCGCCCGCACCCAGATGCAGGCGCTTCAGCTCACCTTCTTTTTCTTCCTGCCGTCGATCCTCTTGTCGGGTTTCATGTTTCCTTATCGCGGCATGCCCAGCTGGGCGCAGGCCTTCGGCGAGATTCTGCCGCTCACCCATTTCCTGCGCGTTATCCGCGCCGTGATGCTGAAGGGGGCCGACTTGGCAGCCGTCGGCACCGAGATCGCGTGGCTCGCCGGCTTCGTCGTCTTCTTTTCCGCCCTGGCGCTGGCGCGTTTCAGGCGTACGCTGGATTGA
- the ctrA gene encoding response regulator transcription factor CtrA, translated as MRVLLIEDDGATAQSIELMLKSESFNVYTTDLGEEGVDLGKLYDYDIILLDLNLPDMSGYEVLRTLRLSKVKTPILILSGLAGIEDKVRGLGFGADDYMTKPFHKDELVARIHAIVRRSKGHAQSVITTGDLIVNLDAKTVEVGGQRVHLTGKEYQMLELLSLRKGTTLTKEMFLNHLYGGMDEPELKIIDVFICKLRKKLDAASGGQNFIETVWGRGYVLREPEEIRASA; from the coding sequence ATGCGCGTCCTTTTGATTGAAGACGACGGTGCGACCGCGCAGAGCATCGAACTGATGCTCAAGTCGGAAAGCTTCAACGTCTACACCACCGACCTCGGGGAAGAAGGCGTCGACCTCGGCAAGCTTTACGACTACGACATCATCCTTCTCGACCTGAACCTGCCGGACATGTCCGGCTACGAGGTTCTGCGGACGCTGCGCCTGTCCAAGGTCAAGACGCCCATCCTGATCCTTTCCGGCCTGGCCGGCATCGAGGACAAGGTGCGCGGCCTCGGCTTCGGCGCCGACGACTACATGACCAAGCCGTTCCACAAGGACGAGCTTGTGGCGCGCATCCACGCCATCGTGCGCCGCTCCAAGGGCCATGCCCAGTCGGTGATCACCACAGGCGACCTGATCGTCAATCTGGACGCCAAGACCGTGGAGGTCGGTGGCCAGCGCGTGCATCTGACCGGCAAGGAATACCAGATGCTGGAGCTGCTTTCCCTGCGGAAGGGAACCACGCTCACCAAGGAAATGTTCCTCAACCATCTTTATGGCGGCATGGACGAGCCGGAGCTGAAGATCATCGACGTCTTCATCTGCAAGCTCCGCAAGAAGCTCGATGCGGCGTCCGGCGGCCAGAACTTCATCGAGACGGTCTGGGGCCGCGGCTATGTGCTGCGCGAGCCCGAGGAAATCCGCGCCAGCGCCTGA
- a CDS encoding response regulator — protein MNRCMIIDDSSIIRKVVKRILGSPEIVVVEATNGSDALAMCGAQMPDTIIVDGVLPDMAATDFIRDVKALPGGKGVRILISILEFDIGMIMRAKRAGANGYMFKPFNRSQLIERFRELQSAA, from the coding sequence ATGAACCGCTGCATGATCATCGACGATTCCAGCATCATCAGGAAGGTCGTCAAGCGCATCCTGGGCAGTCCGGAGATCGTCGTGGTCGAGGCTACCAACGGCAGCGACGCGCTCGCCATGTGCGGCGCGCAGATGCCCGACACGATCATCGTCGACGGCGTATTGCCGGACATGGCGGCCACTGATTTCATTCGTGATGTCAAGGCGTTACCCGGCGGCAAGGGTGTGCGCATCCTGATCTCGATCCTGGAGTTCGACATCGGCATGATCATGCGGGCCAAGCGCGCCGGCGCCAATGGCTACATGTTCAAGCCGTTCAACCGTTCGCAGCTGATCGAACGCTTCCGCGAACTGCAAAGCGCCGCCTGA
- a CDS encoding flagellar export protein FliJ: MKSRANLVRLKQFKVNEVRRQLTQLEMMIAEFDRMAAELDAQIQHEEKKSGITDTAHFAYPTFAKAARQRRDNLTNSRLDLIEQKANAEAALAEAEGELAKAEQLETRDARVREAETELRRAIVG; encoded by the coding sequence ATGAAGTCACGTGCGAACCTGGTCCGGCTGAAGCAATTCAAGGTCAACGAAGTCCGCCGGCAACTGACCCAGCTGGAGATGATGATCGCGGAGTTCGACCGCATGGCGGCGGAACTGGATGCCCAGATCCAGCATGAAGAGAAGAAGTCCGGCATCACCGACACCGCCCACTTCGCCTATCCGACCTTCGCCAAGGCGGCGCGCCAGCGCCGCGACAACCTGACCAATTCGCGCCTCGACCTGATCGAGCAGAAAGCCAATGCAGAAGCCGCGCTTGCGGAAGCCGAGGGCGAACTGGCCAAGGCCGAGCAACTGGAAACGCGCGACGCGCGCGTGCGCGAGGCCGAAACCGAACTGCGCCGCGCCATCGTGGGTTGA